The following are encoded in a window of Phaseolus vulgaris cultivar G19833 chromosome 3, P. vulgaris v2.0, whole genome shotgun sequence genomic DNA:
- the LOC137839015 gene encoding formin-like protein 14, translated as MARSKITPNPPPSSRNPSSQAHNPLRAPDASSSLAERPVAPRPDLAQATLPVAGGASVPSPDFKKLYPWATPTLLKETSSINSAGTVLRLKKGKDPHLSFHKEHDDKMMRKRVAPSSPSAPPPLPTSTPPSTPAPPPTLLPAPAPTSPVQAVPLASALPVVEAAEPNFMENPPSASTPYVSAGGGPPSNASTANAAPVGDEGAHNSPIIITESPTSPPRQEAPIQQPTQEGGGENQQQAPPVPPQASLSLEVKRVWEPFSAKLKIMAEDFPSIISKAVESSSKKLQDDIFTLREENRTIRIEAERLSCNLTLAEIDHSRVEDAMSTELRVARKEATDLRHKVQLLAQEKIELESKLVPYRVKVADLEALIKADAARVKNLEKRSADREVFLGKVEKERDETMAKLAEAKEENGKITTQLVQAQAESKKVTEYLLQARETIEELKKQAEELKQQNEGLKKQIEELELSSAQILATGFDAALEQFACLYPDLDLSMVSLNNEVVDGKIVPSED; from the exons atggctcgctcaaagatcaccccaaatcctcctccctcgtcgcgaaacccttcatctcaagcTCACAACCCCCTACGAGCACCTGATGCTTCTTCTTCCCTGGCTGAGAGGCCTGTAGCCCCTCGTCctgacctggctcaggctacgcTACCGGTTGCCGGAGGTGCCTCCGTTCCTTCCCCCGACTTCAAAaagctatacccatgggccaccccgactCTACTGAAGGAAACTTCCTCAATAAATTCTGCTGGAACAGTTCTCCGATTGAAGAAAGGGAAGGACCCCCAtctgtcgttccacaaggagcatgacgacaagatgatg aggaagagggtggcaccttcttcaccatctgctccacctcctcttccaacatcaacaccaccttctACACCAGCTCCACCTCCCACACTGCTTCCTGCTCCAGCTcccacctcgccagtccaagcagttcctctGGCATCTGCTCTTCCCGTGGTTGAGGCTGCCGAGCCcaactttatggagaaccccccgagcgcctccacgccctatgtatcagctggagggggtcctccttcaaacgcctcaaccgcaaatgctgcaccagtcggggatgaaggtgctcacaactcaccTATCAttatcaccgaatccccgacgtcgccaccacgccaagaagcacctatccaacaaccaactcaagaaggtggtggcgagaaccaacaGCAAGCtcccccggtgcctccacaagcaagcctctctcttgaggtcaaaagggtgtgggaacccttctcagcaaaactgaagataatggcggaggatttcccttccatcatatccaaagctgtggagagttccagcaagaagctccaagatgacATCTTCACGCTCCGAGAGGAGAACCGCACCAtcaggatcgaggcggagaggttatcctgcaatctaacGCTCGCCGAGATTGATCACTCTCGAGTGGAAGATGCTATGAGCACTGAACTccgggtggcacgcaaggaggccaccgatctacgccataaggtgcaactcttagctcaagagaagatcgagttggagagcaagctggtaccctatcgcgtcaaagtggctgacctggaggcgttgatcaaagcagatgccgccaGGGTAAAAaacctcgagaaaaggtcagccgatcgggaggtcttttTGGGCAAAGTcgaaaaggagagagacgaaaccatggccaaactcgccgaggccaaagaggaaaacgGGAAGATCACCACACAGCTGGTCCAGgcgcaagcggaatccaagaaggttactgaataccttcttcaagctcgggaaaccattgaagaactcaagaagcaagctgaagagctgaagcagcagaacgaggggctcaagaagcagatcgaagaacttgagctgagctccgcccagatTCTCGCTACTGGATTCGACGCTGCCTTGGAGCAgttcgcctgcctgtaccccgatctggacctctccatggtgtctctcaacaacgaagtggtggacgggaagattgttccttctgaagactag
- the LOC137805792 gene encoding uncharacterized protein — protein sequence MDLKFAHGVMIIVIMSASMFSVSMANKDWSFGFNYTDWWSRFGNHPQNKTQQQPREILVGGSQHWHFGYNYSDWAIKNAPFYLNDTLVFKYDAPNATTFPHSVYMFKSYGSFLKCDIKKAKMLASPMQGGGEGFKFVLKRWQPHFFACGERNGFHCKNGTMNFAVMPMFHPFWKWP from the exons ATGGATCTGAAGTTTGCACATGGAGTGATGATAATAGTTATTATGAGTGCTTCAATGTTTTCAGTGAGCATGGCAAACAAAGACTGGTCCTTTGGTTTCAACTACACTGATTGGTGGTCCAGGTTTGGGAATCATCCTCAAAACAAAACACAGCAACAACCCAGAGAGATTCTTGTGGGTGGTTCTCAGCATTGGCACTTTGGCTACAACTACTCTGACTGGGCCATCAAGAATGCCCCATTTTACCTCAATGATACTCTTG TTTTCAAATATGATGCTCCAAATGCCACCACTTTCCCACACAGTGTGTACATGTTCAAGAGCTATGGGAGCTTCTTGAAGTGTGACATAAAAAAGGCTAAGATGTTGGCAAGTCCCATGCAAGGTGGAGGAGAGGGGTTCAAGTTTGTGTTGAAGAGGTGGCAGCCACATTTCTTTGCCTGTGGTGAGAGAAATGGTTTCCATTGCAAAAACGGCACCATGAACTTTGCTGTCATGCCAATGTTTCACCCCTTCTGGAAGTGGCCATGA